A stretch of DNA from Gemmatimonadales bacterium:
CGGTCACATACTCCGAGCCCGCGAGGGGCGGGAAGAGGCCCGGCGTGCCTTCACCGTTCGCCTGGTGGCAAGCCGCGCAGGTCCCGGCGTACACGGCGGCGCCATCCACCGCCCTTGCGGCACCCGACGTGTCGGCTACGCGGCCGGCCATCATCTGGCGCGGCCCGACGGGCGCGTGGACCGCTTCCTCGCCGGCGAAAACACCGCTGTAGCGCCCCATATAGAACCCGCCGAAGACCAGCGCCACCACCGCGCAGGCCCAGAACCACCACGGTCCCGATTCGCCCCCCTCGCCGGGCTCGTGCGGCTCGCGGAACGCCTGCCGGTGGACGGCGAGGATGTCAACGTCGCGGCCCGGCCCCTCGGCGGCCTCGATGTCCTCGGGAGGGACGCCGCGGTCGGGTGTGCTCATCAGTGGCCCGCCGCGCCGGGGGAGGGCCCCGAGCGCGGGAAGTTGCGGTTCAGGCTGAGGAGGTAGTCCACCAAGTGGCGGGCGTCGTCGGTCGCCACCACGACCTTCCCGGCGGGCGCCACGCCTTCCGGCAGCTCCACCACCTCGTCGTTCATCTCCCCGCGGTCCTTCAGCGTGAAGAGGAAGCGGAACGACGGCATCACCGAGCCGGGGACCAGCGCGCGCGGCTGGTAGAGGTGCGCGTAGTGCCACGAACGGCTGGGCTGGCGGACCGCGATGTTCATGAGGTCGGGGCCGGTGCGCATGGTGCCCAGGAGGTGCGGCCGGTCGTAACGGTAGTCATCGGGATACGAGGCGCGGCCCCAGTTCCGCCCCTGGTCGGTCCCGTAGAGCGGGTCGCGCACCTGCTGGCTGTGGCAGTACACGCAGCCCATCGACGCGTAGATCTTCCGGCCCGCCTGCTCGGAGTCCGCGTAGGCGCGCAGCCCGTCCGGTGGCGCCACTACGGAGAGCTGGCGGTGGGGCAGGTAGGCCAGCACGAAGAACGCGAAGACCGCGGTGGACACTGCGCCGGCGAAAAAGACACGGAAGGTGTTCATCGCGGCAGCTCCGGCGCGCGCCTCGAGTACGAACGGCGGTCCGACCAGGCCGGCTCGCGGCGCAGCGGGCCGCGGCGGCTCACCGTCAGCCAGTAGTGGTACGCGAACACGAAGTGCGAGAGCACCATCAGCGAGCCACCCACGGTGCGCGCCACCAGGTATGGCTTGGTGATGTTCACGGAGTCCATGAACGGCCGCGAGGCGTCGAGCATGGCCTGGCCCTGGAGCCACCCGCCGTAGCAGAGCGCGCCCACGTAGATCGCCATGCCGCCGAGCGCCATCCAGAAGTGCAGCCGGATGAGCCGGCCGCTCGGCCACTCCCAGTCCACCAGGCGCGGCACGATGAAGTAGTAGGCGCCGAAGATGATGAACCCCGCGAACCCGTAGAGCCCGAAGTGCGCGTGCCCGATCGTGTACTGGGTGAAGTGCACCACCCGGTTGAACGACCGCAGCGCCTCGACCGAGCCCTGCACGCTCACGGCCGTGTACATCATCGAGCCCAGGACGACGAAGCGGAGGGTGGGGCTGTGCTTCAGGGCCTCGAACCGCCCGATCATGGTGCTGTGGAAGTTCACGGCGGTGGCCGCGACCGGGATCACCATCATCACGCTGGCCGTGATGGAGGTCGTGATCACCCAGGTGGGCAGCGGCCCGCCGATGAGGTGGTGGTGCCCGTTCAGGCTGTAGAAGAACGCCAGCGACCAGAACCCCACCAGCGAAAGGTTGTAGCTGTGCACCGGGCGGCCGAGGACCTTGGGGATGAGGTAGTACGCGCCGGCCAGAGAGATCGGCGTGATCCACAGCCCGAGGGCGTTGTGGCCGAACCACCAGTTCACGGCCGCCTGCTCGACGCCGCCGAAGATGGGCAGGTTGGCGGTCACGAAGATGATGGGGAACCACACCATCGCGGCGAGGATGTACCAGACGCTGACGTAGAAGTGCCTGGTCCTGCGGCGCGCGACGGTGACCAGGACGCTGAGGGCCATCAGGCCGCCGCTCAGCGCGACGATGAGGTCGATCGGGAGCGGGATCTCCAGCCATTCCATGCCGTCGGTCCAGCCCGCGAGGATCGCACCGAGGCCCAGGATCATGAAGAGGTTCCAGCCCCATGCGGCGGCCATGGCGAAGCCGGGCATGAAGAGTGGCGCCCGCACCAGGCGCGGGATCATCCAGACCGCCATGCCTATGAGCGCCATGGAGGTCCAGCCGTAGGCGACCGCGTTGAGGTGCACCGTCCGGACGCGGCCGAAGGTCCACAGCGCCTGGCCGGTCAGCCAGTCGGGGAACTGGAACTTGAGGGACGCGATGAGGCCGAAGATCGAGCCGACGACCAGCCAGACGACGGCGGAATGGAAGAAGAGTAGCGCGGGGCGCCGGGTGCTGGTGTCCGCGGCCACGCGCTCGGCGAGCGCGACGTCGGGCGGCGGGCTGTCCTCGTAGACGAAGGGGACGGCCGTCACGGGGTGTCCTCGCGCCGCTCGACCGCGGGCCGCGGCACGTCGTCCTCGTCGTCGAACACGAGGTATCGCGCGTCGGAGGCGTCACTGAACTGACCGCTTCGTATCGCCCACCAGAACGCCGCGCCCGCGATGACCCCGCCGACGGCGCAGACGCCGAGGATGAACATGCCGGCTGTATTCATGGGTGCCACTAAAGTGCTGCGCGGCGCGGGCCGGGGGCAAGCCCGGGCAAGGCGCCCGGGACTCGTCGGCGTTGCCTAGGTGCGGGCCCGCGCGAAGAGGACCAACCCCGCCGTCCCGAAGATCCCGTTGGGCAGCCACGCGGCGAGCAAGGGCGGGATGACGCCACCGGCGCCGACGGCCTTGGAGATCTGGATCATGACGAGGAAGACGATGGTCGTGGCGAGGCTCAGCGCGATGCCGTAGGTGGCGCCGCTGCGCGCGCCGGAGAGGCCCAGCGGCGCCCCGAAGAGGGCGATGATGAGGCAGGTGAGCGGGATCGCGACCTTGAGAGCGCGCTCGACCTGGAGCTTGTTGGCGTCGCTGCCCGAGCGCTCCAGTGTCTCCACGTACCGGCTGAGCTCGGCGTAGCGCATCTGCTCGGGGGCCTTGGGCTCGATGAGGAGGTCCTGGGGCCGCTCGGTCATGGCCTTCTGGCGCAGCGAGTCGAAGCTGAACGCCACCTCGCGGTCCGGGCCGAGGAATAGCCGCATCGTCCCGGCGCTCATGGTCCACCCGGAGGCGGGCTTCCAGTCGGCTCGGGAGGCGGTGAGGAAGTAGCCGGGGAAGTCGGGCCCGGTGCCTTCGCGCTCGATCTGCACGTCGAGCATCTCGTGCCGCGGCACGTTGAGGCTGCGGACGGCGTACACGCGGCCCCCATCGGCGCGGTAGACGAAGTTGTAGCGGGCAGAGGTGGACCGCAGCTCGCGTTCGCCCAGCAACTCCGCGCGGTGCTCGTTGGCCAGCGGCGCCGCCTCGCCGAGGAAGAAGGTCAGCACGCTCGCCAGAAGGGCCAGCGCGAAGGCGGGGGCGACCATCCGGTGGAAGGAGATGCCGGAGGCCTTGGCGGCGGTGATCTCGGAGTGGCGCGAGAAGGCCCCGACGGAGAAGACCGTGGCGAACAGCACGGCCGCCGGCGTGATCAGGAAGATCTGCTCGGGGAAGTAGTAGAGGTACGCCAGGGCGATGTTCTTCCATGTGACGTGGCTGCTGAGGTAGCGGTCGATGTTGTCGGTCAGGTTGAACATGATCGTGACCAGCGGGAAGCCGATCACGGTGATCGCGAAGATCTTGAGGAACTCGCCGGCTACGTAGCGGTCGAGGACCCGCACCACGCCGCGGGTCATCTCGCGCCTCGGAGCTTGGCGACCAGCTCCGACCATGCGCCGCTGCGGCTGCTCGCGTGCTCGTGGCCGAGCCGGAGGAAGATCCACAGCCCTACCGCCGTCATGAGCAGGTTCGGGGTCCACATCGCCCAGAAGGGCGGGATGATGAGCAGGTCGGCGAGGGTCTCGCCGCCGATCAGGCCCACGTAATAGAAACCGAAGATGCCGACGCTCGCGCCGATGACGAGGCCGACCCCGCCGCGCGGGAAGCGCAGCGCCACGGGCGCGCCGATCAGCACGAAGACGAGGCACGAGGCGGCGATAGAGAGCTTCTTGTGGATCTCCACTTGGAAGCTGGCGGCGTGGTGGCGCGCGTTCCGGCGGCGGGACTCCAGCACCGCGAGCTGCCCCTTCAGGCGCCCGCCGTCCGGGTCGGGGTCGGGCAGCGCCGCGACCGGCCGTGGCGCCAGTCTGACGGCGCGGCTCAGTGAATCGGCAAGGGCGGCGGGCCGGCGGGCGGGGGTCTGGGCCTGGGCGGCGGCGGGCCCGAGCCACCGGCCTAGGCGCGCCATCGCGCCGCAGTACGCGGAGGCGAGGCGGGAGGGCAGGACCTCGGGAGCCGCGCCCCCGCCCGGCGCCGGTAGCGGGCGCGCGCCCAGCAGTTGGCGCGCGTCGTTCTCCAGCAGCGCGACGCGCTCGCGGCCGATGCCCGCGAGCGTGCGCGCGTCCGAGTTCACCACTGCCCCCATCTCGCACACGCCCATCTCGCGGTCGCCCCTGAACTGGTCATCCTCGGTGCGTTCCAGCTGGTTGGAGACGTTGTGCACCCTGACGAGGTCGGTATGGAAGAACACCCGCCGGAACGTGCTGGCCTGGGCGCGGTCGTAGTCGTGGACGTAGCCGTCGAAGAGCGTGAGGTGGAGGTCGGTGCGGTCGGTGTTGAAGCGCATGTACCCGCTGTCCGCGTAGATCGTCCGCCGCCGGTCAAGGTTGCCGAGGTCGTAGATCACGACGTCCCTGAGCCGGTCGGTCGCGGGATCGATGCGGCCGGCGCGCAGGAAGAACTGGCCGGGCAGGACCTCGTTGACCATCTGTTCCTTGAGGTCGAAGGTCGGCCGCTTGCGCGCGATGTCCACCAGCAGCGTCTTGAGGCGGTGGTTGGCTCGCGGGAGGACCTGATCGATGAAGAGGAAAGTACCGGCGGTGACGAGGCAGGCGGCGACGAGGACGGGCCGCATCAGACGGGCCAGGTTGATGCCGCCGGCCTTGAGCGCGGTGATCTCGTTGTCCGAGGCCAGCCGGGCGAAGGCGTACAGCACCGCCATCAGCACCGCCATGGGCAAGGTCATCGCCACGATGAACGGCACCGAGAGCCCGAACACCTCCCCGATGACGCCCCAAGGGAGCCCCTTTCCCACCAGGCTGCTGAACTGCCGGGCCAGCTGGTTGGCCAGCATCAGCCCGGTGAGCGCCCCCAGCGCGAAAACGAACGGCGCGAGGTGTTCCTTGAGCAGGTACCGGGTAAGGATCTTCACGGCGTGTGGGACCGCCCCGTTCGGGGTTGAGGCGCCCCATGGGCGCCCTTATACTTCGCCATCGAGAGTCGGCGGAAATAATACCCCATCTGCGGAAAAAGTGACGCGCACCCTCGTCGCGATCACGCTCCTCGCTTCGCTCGCCGCCCCACCAGCCATCGCGCAGCAGCCCGATTCCCTGCCGGGCGTGCGGTCGATGCGGCTGAGACGGGACACCTTGCGCGTCGCCGTGCCGCCCGTTCTGGTTGGCGCGGGCCGCGCGGTGGCCCCGCGCCCCGACCCCGATGCCCTGGCGCGGGCTTGGGCCGACTCGGTGGCGGCCCGGCTGGCGGTGCGGGCGGACGCTCGGTGGCGCGTCGGGATCGGCGGCGGTGACACCAGCCTGCTCCTCGTGCCGAGGCTGCCGGGCTTGGCGCCCTTCGACCCCCTCCTGGCTCCCCAGCCCGCCAGCCGGAACCCGCTGGTCCTCTCGCAGTACGCCGAACTGGGCTTCCAACTGAACGCGCGTTTCGAGGCGAGGCTCGACCGGCTGCGGAACCTGCGGTGCACCGCCTCCGAAGCGAACCAGGTCGCGTCGGGGTGCCGCGGCGGATTCACGCCGCCCCGGCTCGAGCCGCAGTTCAACGTGCGCACCGGCGGCGTGGTCGGGCAGCGGGTCCACCTGAACGTGGACTACGACTCCGAGCGCGAGTTCGACGCCTCCAACAACATCCAGGTCTACTACCAGGGCCTGGAGGACGAGATCCTCCAGCGGGTGCAGGTCGGCAACGTGACGTTCACTGCGCCGAGCTCGCGTTTCATCACGGGCGGCATCCCGGCTAACAACTTCGGCTTCCTGCTCGAGGGGCAGTTCGGCGCGCTGGACTGGACCGCGATCTTCGCCCAGCAGAAGGGCAACGTCGTGCGCGGCCGCACCTTCACCGTGGGTGAGCGGACCGTGCAGCCGCTGGACCGCGAGGTAGTGGACCGCGACTTCGAGCCGCTGCGCTTCTTCTTCGTGACCGACCCTTCGGCACTTCCCGCCTACC
This window harbors:
- a CDS encoding cbb3-type cytochrome c oxidase subunit I; amino-acid sequence: MTAVPFVYEDSPPPDVALAERVAADTSTRRPALLFFHSAVVWLVVGSIFGLIASLKFQFPDWLTGQALWTFGRVRTVHLNAVAYGWTSMALIGMAVWMIPRLVRAPLFMPGFAMAAAWGWNLFMILGLGAILAGWTDGMEWLEIPLPIDLIVALSGGLMALSVLVTVARRRTRHFYVSVWYILAAMVWFPIIFVTANLPIFGGVEQAAVNWWFGHNALGLWITPISLAGAYYLIPKVLGRPVHSYNLSLVGFWSLAFFYSLNGHHHLIGGPLPTWVITTSITASVMMVIPVAATAVNFHSTMIGRFEALKHSPTLRFVVLGSMMYTAVSVQGSVEALRSFNRVVHFTQYTIGHAHFGLYGFAGFIIFGAYYFIVPRLVDWEWPSGRLIRLHFWMALGGMAIYVGALCYGGWLQGQAMLDASRPFMDSVNITKPYLVARTVGGSLMVLSHFVFAYHYWLTVSRRGPLRREPAWSDRRSYSRRAPELPR
- a CDS encoding cbb3-type cytochrome c oxidase subunit II; amino-acid sequence: MNTFRVFFAGAVSTAVFAFFVLAYLPHRQLSVVAPPDGLRAYADSEQAGRKIYASMGCVYCHSQQVRDPLYGTDQGRNWGRASYPDDYRYDRPHLLGTMRTGPDLMNIAVRQPSRSWHYAHLYQPRALVPGSVMPSFRFLFTLKDRGEMNDEVVELPEGVAPAGKVVVATDDARHLVDYLLSLNRNFPRSGPSPGAAGH
- the ccoS gene encoding cbb3-type cytochrome oxidase assembly protein CcoS encodes the protein MNTAGMFILGVCAVGGVIAGAAFWWAIRSGQFSDASDARYLVFDDEDDVPRPAVERREDTP
- a CDS encoding LptF/LptG family permease is translated as MKILTRYLLKEHLAPFVFALGALTGLMLANQLARQFSSLVGKGLPWGVIGEVFGLSVPFIVAMTLPMAVLMAVLYAFARLASDNEITALKAGGINLARLMRPVLVAACLVTAGTFLFIDQVLPRANHRLKTLLVDIARKRPTFDLKEQMVNEVLPGQFFLRAGRIDPATDRLRDVVIYDLGNLDRRRTIYADSGYMRFNTDRTDLHLTLFDGYVHDYDRAQASTFRRVFFHTDLVRVHNVSNQLERTEDDQFRGDREMGVCEMGAVVNSDARTLAGIGRERVALLENDARQLLGARPLPAPGGGAAPEVLPSRLASAYCGAMARLGRWLGPAAAQAQTPARRPAALADSLSRAVRLAPRPVAALPDPDPDGGRLKGQLAVLESRRRNARHHAASFQVEIHKKLSIAASCLVFVLIGAPVALRFPRGGVGLVIGASVGIFGFYYVGLIGGETLADLLIIPPFWAMWTPNLLMTAVGLWIFLRLGHEHASSRSGAWSELVAKLRGAR
- a CDS encoding LptF/LptG family permease, with protein sequence MTRGVVRVLDRYVAGEFLKIFAITVIGFPLVTIMFNLTDNIDRYLSSHVTWKNIALAYLYYFPEQIFLITPAAVLFATVFSVGAFSRHSEITAAKASGISFHRMVAPAFALALLASVLTFFLGEAAPLANEHRAELLGERELRSTSARYNFVYRADGGRVYAVRSLNVPRHEMLDVQIEREGTGPDFPGYFLTASRADWKPASGWTMSAGTMRLFLGPDREVAFSFDSLRQKAMTERPQDLLIEPKAPEQMRYAELSRYVETLERSGSDANKLQVERALKVAIPLTCLIIALFGAPLGLSGARSGATYGIALSLATTIVFLVMIQISKAVGAGGVIPPLLAAWLPNGIFGTAGLVLFARART
- a CDS encoding cytochrome c; translated protein: MSTPDRGVPPEDIEAAEGPGRDVDILAVHRQAFREPHEPGEGGESGPWWFWACAVVALVFGGFYMGRYSGVFAGEEAVHAPVGPRQMMAGRVADTSGAARAVDGAAVYAGTCAACHQANGEGTPGLFPPLAGSEYVTGDAGRLARVVLNGLGGPVTVKGVRYNGAMPPWKQLGDAELA